The Gloeobacter morelensis MG652769 genome contains the following window.
CGATGAGCGTCCCAAACATCGGTAGGCCGAGCACAAAGGAAGTGGTGCCGTCGATGGGATCGATCACCCACTGCTCGCCGCTGACGGGCCCCGCCTCGCCGCCGAATTCCTCCCCCAAAATAGCGGCCCCGGGATACACCCCGGCGATGCGTTCGCGAATCGCCCGCTCCGCTGCGCGATCCGCCGCAGTCACCTCCGAGCCGTCGCCTTTGTATTCGACAACCGCCGTGCGAAAGTGCGGCATGATCGCCTCCTCGGCCGCCCGCGCCAACTCCAGGGCAAAATCCAACTGCTCGCGGCGCTTCTCGTTCGCTTGTCCCATCGACGCTCCCTTTGGCCGGGTCCACTCCCGGCCCAGATATCTAAACTCACCCGCCACCCCCGCCCAGCAACAGCAAGTGACGACTAACAGATATTGTTATTTGTCACAATCTATGAGAATCTGGGGGTAAGCCATCTATTTCAGGATACGAGCCATGGAACAAAGGCAATTGGGCAAAGGGGGTCCGCGCGTGTCGGCCCTCGGTCTGGGGTGCATGGGGATGTCGGATTTTTACGGCAAAGCCGACGAACAGGAGAGCATCGCCACGATTCGCCAGGCCCTCGAGGCGGGGATCACTCTGTTCAACACCGGCGATTTTTACGGCATGGGGCACAACGAAATGTTGTTGCGCGAGGCGCTTGCAGACCGGCGCGAGCAGGTGTTTCTCTCGGTCAAATTTGGCGCCCAGCGCGCCCCGGATGGGACTTTTCTTGGTTTCGACGCCCGCCCGGCGGCGGTGAAGACGGCTCTCGCCTACACCCTGCGCCGCCTGGGGACGGACCATGTCGATCTCTACCAGCCCGCGCGCGTCGACCCGGCCGTGCCCATCGAGGAGACCGTCGGCGCCATCGCCGAAATGGTCCAGGCAGGCTACGTCCGCTACATCGGTCTGTCGGAGGCGTCCGCCGCCACAGTGCGCCGCGCCCACGCCGTCCATCCGATTGCGGCGCTTGAAATCGAGTACTCGCTGATTACCCGCGACATCGAGGCTGAGGTGCTCCCGACCGTGCGCGCACTGGGCATCGGGCTGGTGGCCTACGGGGTGCTCTCGCGGGGGCTACTGAGCGATCGGGCCACCGGCGCGTTTGCGGCGGACGATTTTCGGGCGCACCTGCCGCGCTTTGCGGGGGAGAATCTGCAGAACAACCTCGCCCTGGTCGAAGCGCTGCGGGCGCTGGCGGCCGAGAAGGGTGTAGGAGTTGCACAGCTGGCGATCGCCTGGGTACTGGCGCGCGGCGAGGACATCGTGCCCCTGGTGGGAGCGCGGCGGCCCGCGCGGCTGGCCGAAGCCCTGGCCGCCGCCCGGATGCAGTTGAGTGCTGAGGATATGGCGCGCATCGCGGCGGCCGTACCGCCCGCCGCTGTGGCCGGGACGCGCTACAGTACGGATCAAATGGCCATGCTGGACAGCTGAGCTCCGGAGCCGCTTCCGGCAGTGTCCACTGGGCCGCAGCCGCCACTGCAGTGTCCGACACCACCCGCTCCCGCATTCTCGAAGCCGCCGAACTGCTCCTGCGCCGCCACGGTCCGGCCAAGCTCACCGTGACCGACGTGGCCCGTCACCTGGGCATGAGCCACGCCAACGTCTACCGGCATTTTGCGAGCAAAGCCGACTTGCTCGACGCCATCGCCGAGCGCTGGCTGCATACCGTCTCAGGAGCGCTCGAACCGATCGCCCTGGCCGACGGGCCGGCGGCGGAGCGCCTGGAAGACTGGGCGGTGGGCCTCTGGCAGCAGAAGCGGCGCAAAATCAGCGACGATCCCGAGCACTTTGCGATGTACCACGGCGTGGCCGAGGCGGCACGCGGCGTCGTCGCCCGCCACGTCGAGACGCTGCTGGGTCAACTGGAGCGCATCCTGGCCGACGGTGCTGCCTTAGAAGAGTTTCGGATAACCGACCCGGCGGCCGCCGCCCGGGCGGTCTGGCACGCCACCGTGCGCTTTCACCACCCGCGCTTGGTGACGGCAGACCCCGCCTGCGAAGCAGAACTGCGAGCTGTCCTTGCCCTGGTGACAGCCGGGCTGCGCACCGGGGCGCTCTGAGGTGGGTGCAGTTGTGACACCGGGGAGCCAACGCTTACGCTGGGTACACTCAACGGACGCAGCGATGAACGAATTTTTTCCCGCCGATGCCGGATTCGCCCGGCCTGCCTTGCCGGGTGACCACGACGACGAGCACCTGCCCGAGCTGGAGGGGGTGGAGGAGTTGTCGCTGGCGATCGGTCGGCTCACCGACCGGCTCGACCATTTCGCCGAAGAACTCGAACGGCGTACCGACGCCTACCGCAACGGGGCTCGTCGCGCCATTCCCGAACCGGAGGCCGTCGAGCGCTGGGAAACTTTTATTCTGCGCACGCGCCAGGAATTCGACACTTTGAGCCGGCTGGGCTGGCCGCTGTAGGTGTTTAATTTAATGAACTGGCCAGAATGCGCGCGAGCGTCGTCTCCACTCGCCCGATCGGCCGCCCCCGCCAGGGGGTCTGGTCGCAGCGGCCTCGCAAGTAGCGAATCGCCGTGTTACCCACCGGTGCCCCGCTCAAAAGCAGAAACTTGTGAATGGCCGAGGGCTTCGCCGGTTTCGTTTGCAGGCAACCTACCAGGATGGGCAGTCGAAGAGCGTTCATCGCTTACACGCGTTCTGAAAAGTTAATGGTCAGCCTACCCGTTGCGACTTGTCGATCTCGCAGATCGAGTAGAAGTCTTCATATTCCAACGGTAATGCACCAAGCTCTTGGCTGATCGTAGGCTGCTTTTTGATTACTTATGCACCATATATAGTAGGCTTCTATAAAAGATAGGTATACGTGTCAGCACAAGTTTCAAGCCAGGTCTTTGACGCGCCGCCCTGGGGATCGGTGAAGCGATGGTCCGGTATCGGGTAGGAGGCTTACTCAATCTTGGCTTCGCGCAGTAGCCCAACCAGCACGCCGCCGCTCACCGCCGCACTGACCAGCGGACGCAGGAAAACGGCGACCGCCGGGCCAAAATAGCCCAGCGCGAGTACTGCAAGCAGCGTGACAATCGGGCCGAGCGCCAGGGCGATCGTGTTGCCCAAAATCCACCAGCCGAACTGGGGAAACTGCTTGCGCGCCGCCCACCACTGGGCCCCCCCCAGACAGGCGCCGACCACCGTCATCCCCAGAACATGGCTGGGCAAATCCGGCAGGCCCATCCGGTTGAGGACCAGCCACTCCGCCGTACCGCCCAGCAGTGATCCCAGGGCGGAACCGAGGGCAGTCGCGCGGATCCAGGGGGTGCCGGCTTTGAGATAGCGCCCCAACACCACCGCCTGCGCCAGACCCAGGGCCGCCCCGACCACTAACCCGGCGACGGCGGCTCCCAACACTGAGCCGACCGCTTCACCCAGGGGTCGGGCAATCGCCCCACCCGCGAGGGATCCCAGCGCGTAGGCCAGCACCCACTGTAGCCAAAGGTTCCAACCGACGGTTTGTGCGTTCTTCATCGATAGTTGTTGTGGGGCCGGAGGCTGACCGAGTATAACAGGGCACAGCGCCGATGCCGGTTGCAGCCCACGCTCAGGCGTGACTGGAACAATCTATCATGGACACCTGCACACCGCCGCGTGTCCATGGTGGTTCGCGGGACACGCAGCCTTTGAACCGGTCGGCTTGAAACCGCTTATAGGCAAAATCCTGGTTCGCAGCCCTCGATCCTGCGCGGGGCTACAAACGATGAAACCCGCCGATAAGCGGGCTTTGGGCAGTGGGCCGTCAGGGATTCGAACCCTGGACCAAGTGATTAAGAGTCACCTGCTCTACCGCTGAGCTAACGACCCGATCCAGGCTAGCACCTCGATTTGGCTGTCGCCAAGGACGTTGTCAGCCGAACCGGCCCTGGGTTAGCATGAATTCTCACCAGCAGCGCTGTTGCTCTACCTGCCCTCATCGTCTAGAGGCCTAGGACACCGCCCTCTCACGGCGGCGACACCGGTTCGAATCCGGTTGGGGGTATACCAAACGTTTATCAGGTTCCTGTCAATCCGGGAACGCCCGTGAACCAGGGCTGGACCTACTGCGACCGCATCGGACCCGAATCCGCAGGTTTGACGGTGCTCGAATATTACCGGTCGCGCTACCGCCACTCGGGCGACCACGAGTGGCAGGCGCGCATCGAGACCGGACAGGTGCTCCTCGACGACAGGTCCACCAGCCCCACCGAACTTTTGCGCTCCGCCCAGGTGCTCACTTACTGCCGCCCGCCCTGGCAGGAGCCTGCGGCGCCGCTCGACATCGCCGTCATCTATGCCGACGAACAGGTGCTGGTGGTGGCCAAGCCCGGCGGGCTGCCGGTGCTGCCGGGGGGCGGCTTTCTGGAGCACACGCTGCTGTGGCAGGTGAGGCGGCGCTTCGCAGGCGAGCAACCGCCTGTACCTATCCATCGCCTGGGCCGGGGCACATCGGGTCTGCTGCTGCTCGCCCGCACCCACGCCAGCCGCGCCGCCCTCAGCGAGCAGATGCGCCGGCAACGCATCGGCAAGCTTTATCGGGCTCTCGCCTCGGGTACCGGCATGCTCGATCGCTTCACGGTCCGCCAGCCCATCGGCAAAGTACCCCACCCTCTGCTTGGTACCCTCTGGGCCGCTGCCGCGGACGGCCTTCCCGCCCGCAGCGACTGCGTCGTTCTGCGCCGCCGATGCACCGACAGCCTGCTTGCGGTGGCGATCTCCACCGGCAGGCCGCACCAGATCCGTATTCATCTGGCGGCGGCCGGTTATCCCCTCATCGGCGATCCGCTTTTTGGCCCCGGTGGCGTTGCCCGCCTCGACAACGGCGCTTCGGTGCCCGGCGACGGCGGCTATTTTCTGCACGCCCACCGCCTGTCTTTTTTGCACCCGACTTCCGGCCGCCGACTGGTTCTTGAGTGCCCGCCGCCGCCCGAACTCACCTGAGGGCCACCCCCGGCGGTGCACAAATATTCTGATAACTCAATCCCAGGAAATATCCCTTTCAATAGTTGTTCATTCGTGGTTTGTACGAAACATTGAAGTATACAATCTAACGCTCAAAGTGCCGCGTCGGATGCGATCAGCATTTAGCGGGCGGTGCAGCGAATCGATGCTGAATTTTATGGCCAGGAGGGTCACCCGATGCTTGCCGCGCAAACCCAACCGAAGTTATTCATCACCGAATGTGGAGTGGTCCTGTTCACCTATTTGGGGCTGACCAAATTCAAAGACGATCTCTACGATGCCTGGCAGACCGCGGTCGAGTTGATGGACGGTCAGACGGTGCACGGCACGGTCGTGCGGCCCCCCGGAGTGCTGCCGGACCTCGAATGCGCCGACGATCTAGCCCAGCAACTCTGGGAGGAAGACCGCGCCGCCTGACGGCGGGTCGGCCATAGGACTGCGGCGAGCAAATCTCAAGCAAAAAGTGAACAGTTTTCAGTCTGGCTTGCGCCTGCCTGGTACCGGACGATACGGATATCGACCCCAGTGCGAATCACTTCAGGAGACGTAAGTTAACGTCAGTTCGGGTTAAGCTCAGGCTGAAATCCTTGCCTGGTCAGCTTTCCTCCGATTGGGGGCAAGGAGTTACGCCCTGAAACCCTGGTACGCGGGTTACCCAGTAGTAGTTTTGGGAACTGCATTCAGCAGGTTCCTTGGCCAGTGAGGCTTTTGGCGCTTCCTTATCCCGAACTGACGTTAAGTTATGGACAATGCGATGCGCGCGGCTTCCCGCCGGTCTTTGCTTCTTGCCGGTGCGGCCGGAACGTTGAGCCTTATGGCGGGTACGCGGCTTGCTTTCGGTCAGGACAAAGGCGATCTGGCCATTTTGCAGGCGGCCCACGATCTCGAAAGCCAGGCCATCTGGGCCTACGGGGCGGCGGCCGGTAAGCTCTCCAAGACCGATGTAGGTAAAACCGTGCTGGAATTGGCCCTGCGCAACCAGGCAGATCACAAAAGCCACCGTGCTGCCCTCGCGGACGCCATCAAGAGCCTCGGCGCCACCCCCACTCCGGCCAAAGATTCCTACGACTTGTCGGCCTATCTGAAGGCGGGCGAAGGCGGGCTCGATTCTGACGCCAATATCGCCAAGCTGGCCCTGGCCCTCGAAATCGACGCGGCCCTCGCCTACCAGGCAGCCTTCGGCAAGCTCAAGACCCCGGCCTTGCAAGCGGCGGCCAGTTCGATTCTGCCCGCCGAGGCCGGTCACGCCACGGCCATCCGTGCGGTCTTCCACGGCCTGATGCCCACAGTGCAGGAGGTGCCCGCCGCCTTCTTAAGCGCCCAGACCCGCAAAAACTGGATCTTGAAGGTATAGCCCCCGATGTTCCGACCGTTGCCAATTCTGGCAGTGGTACTGGTGGCGGTGCCCGCGGCGGTCCTGGCCGCCCCGGCGCCGCCGCCTGCCACCGTAATTGCCATCGAATCGTTCCAGTTCACCCCAGAAAATGTCGTGATTCCCAAAGGCAGCCGGGTGACTTTCGTCAACAAAGACGCTGCTCCTCACAGTGCTACTCCGGAGGAGGGCGCCAAATTCACCGGGACAGGCAGACTGCTTGCCGGTGAGAGCAAGACACTCACTTTCCCCGACAATGGCGTGTACGACTACTTCTGCGAGTTTCACACGACGATGAAGGGGCGGGTCACAGTCCGTTAGGGGGGACTCACCGTCGATCACCTTCGCCACAAAATGGATGGCGCCCTCGTTTGCGAAGGTGTTCAGCTCAGATTCGCTCACAAGATCACCCTGTAGCGCGTGCTCCGGCCTTCTCCGATGCGCTCAAGCCGCTTGAGCCCCTCCAGTTTTTTGATAATTGACTCGACAGTACGAGGGGGAAAATTCAATGCCTCCACGGCGTCCTTGCGGCTGAATTCCGGATGGTTGCGCGACTGCGCCCATTGCCAGAGTGCGATCTGCTTTTCTGACAGCAGAATTTCAATGTTGTCCTGCTCAATCAGCTCAAGCGCTTTCATCGCCTGCGCTTTGACAATCTCAAGAAAATAGAGCAGCCACGGGTAGATATCCTCGCTGTCCGATTTCCAACTCGACTGGGTGCGGTTGAGCGCGAGGTAGTAGTCAGCTTTGCGCTCCTCAATCAGTTTTTCATGGGACACCAGTGCCGTGAACGCATAGCCATGCTGAAGAAGCAGAAGATTGGTCAGCAGGCGACTTGTACGGCCATTGCCGTCCTGGAAAGGGTGGATGGCCAGATACTCGAAAATGAAATTGCCGATCCGGATAAGCGGGTGCTTAAAGGCGTTCGCTTCGGCCCATCCAAACCACTCGACGAGCTCGTGCATTTCCTTGGCAGTCAAGTGTGGCGGTGTCGGGTCGAAGAGCACGCCCACCACGTTGCCGCTTTGATCCTTCGCTTCAACGCGATTGGGGCCGAACTTGTAGTTTCCGCGTTGGCGTTCGTCCTTCTGCGAGTATTTGAGCATGTCGCGATGGAGCTGGAGGATGAGTGCCTCGTTCAGCTTCATGCCGGCATAGGAGCCAAGGACCAGCGCAAGCGTCTCCAGATAGCCGGCGACTTCTTGCTCGTCGCGCGTTCGGAGCTTGCGGATGCGCAGATTTTTATAGAGCGCTTCGACCTCCTCGTCGGTGAGCCGGTTGCCCTCGATCCGGTTCGATGCGCCCGTGGAGGTGACGATCACCGACTGCGTCAGGCGGCTGATGGTTTGCGGCGGCAGCTTGCCGGTGATCCGGAAGGCGGTCTTGACCGCGTCGATCTCAGACAAGGCGGCAAACAGCGCCTCGGCCCGCTCGGGGCTAAAGGTGAGGCGTTTGCTCAGTCTGTCAGTGGTCCAATCCATCGATCACAGAATCTATGTGACATAATGTGAGATTACGTGAGAAACCAGGGCGTGTCAAGCGCTTTCGGAACCAGCCCCAGACGTCGTATTGTGTAGCGCTACACAATACGGTATCCTGGGCAAAGTAAAAAGGAACGATTCGTCCAATGACAAAGAAGAGCGCCCAGAACCCCTTTCATCCCGGCCCGCATATCCGGGCCAACGTGCTGCCCAAAGGAATGAGCGTCACCGATGCGGCTGCGCGTTTAGATGTCGGCAGGCCGGCGCTTTCAAACCTCTTGAATGGCAGAGCTGCGCTGTCGTCGGATATGGCGGCACGCATTGAGCGGGCTTTCGGGACGCCCGCTCGCGACCTTCTGGATATGCAGGCGGCTTTCGATACCCGCAGCGCCAAGGATAGAAGCGCTGCCGCCGCCATAAAATCTTACGTGCCGCCGTTCCTCCAATTCAAATCTGGCGACATCGAAGAATGGGCGAACTCGATTGGCGCGCGCAGCCGCCTCTCGGTGTTCCTGCGCACGCTCATCAATTCAACCGGACCAAAACTGGAGAAGGTCGAGTTTCCGGGGAACGACAACGCCGAGCGCCCCGGTTGGGACGGATTTGTTGAAGCCGGAGAAGCAACACCCTGGATTCCGCTTGGCAAATCCGGTTGGGAGTTCGGAGTCAACAACGATCCAAAGCAAAAGGCCGACGGCGATTATGCAAAGAGCGTGGCGCAAATACCGAAGGAAGAGCGCGCTGAAATTGTCTTTGTGTTCGTCACTCCAAGAAACTGGCCGGGTAAGGCTGCTTGGGAGAAGCAGCGCAGAGCCGACGGCAAGTGGAAAGGTGTGCGGGTCTTTGACGCCAGCGATCTTGAAGCATGGCTGGAGCAATCGATCCCCGCCCAAGCGTGGCTTGCGAACGAGCGGGGCCTTCCCTCGGATGGGGTGCTGTCTCTTGATGCGTGTTGGCGGCAATGGGCGGCAGATTGCGAACCGGCGCCGGTGACCGCGCTGTTCGATCCGGCGGTCGCAGGCGCAAAACAGGTTGCCAAAACCCGGTTCTCCAAAGAGCGCTCAGAGCCGCTCGTGATTTCCGCTGACTCCACCCTGGAGGCAATGGCGTTTCTTCATTGTCTCTTTTCGCCGGATGCTCCCGACCTCTCGATTTTCCGAGACCGCATTGCTGTGTTCACGACATCCGGCGTGCTCGCGCGTCTGGCTTCAAAAGCCTCCAATTTCGTTGCTGTCGCCACCAACCGCGATGTCGAAAGAGAGCTAGCCCAATATTATAAAGACGCATTGCGGTCTGTCATCATCTATCCGCGCAACGCGACCAACGCTAATCCCGACATCATTCTGGAACCTCTAAATTTCGAGCCCTTTGACAGGGCGTTGCAGGAGATGGGGTGCAGCCGTGACGATATTCAGCGCTATACCCAGGAATCGGGGCGCTCGCTTACTGTGCTACGTCGCAGGCTCTCAAAACTCGAAGCCATTCGCATGCCGCTATGGGCGGCGGATAAGATCAATGCCAAAACCCTAACTCCATTCCTGTTCGCAGGATCATGGAGGGCCGACAACGAAGCTGATCAAACCATATTGGAGCTTTTGGCTGGCAACATATCGTACAGTGCGCTTGAGAGCGACCTTGCGGTTTTGAATCAGCTTGAAGACGCGCCTGTCTGGTCCGTCGGAACATTTCGCGGGTTGGTCTCCAAGATCGATGTGCTCTTCGCCGTCAACAAGGACATTATCGGCGACGACATCAAGCGCTTCCTCGATGTGGCCAAGCTGGTGCTCTCCGAGGACGATCCCTCCTTGGATTTGCCGGAGGATGAGCGGTGGGCTGCCGGTACTTACGGCAAGATCCGCAAGATTTCCGCGGCGCTGCGCGACGGGATTTCGGAAACGCTGGTCTTGCTCGCCGTTCACGGAAATACCTTGTTCCGCGAACGGCTTGGCTTAGACCTTGAGATCGAAGTCGGGAGCGTGATCCGGTCCTTGCTGGCGCCGCTGACGACGCGCACACTCGAAGCGCACTCGAGCGACTTGCCGATGTACGCTGAAGCTGCGCCCGGCGTTTTTCTTGAGATGCTGGAGGCGGATCTGGATTCAGCCGACTCCCAATCGCTCGGCCTCATGCGCCCGGCGATCACGGGGATATTTGGGCGCTGCCCTCGCACGGGTTTGCTCTGGGCGCTAGAAAACCTGGCGTGGTCGCCGGAGTATCTAGCCCGAACGGTCCTTGTTCTGGGGCGCCTTGCGCAGCCGGTTATAAATGACAACTGGGTGAACAAGCCAAACGAAAGCTTGAATTCGATATTTCGTTGCTGGATCCCCCAGACAGCCGCGCCGGTCGAAAAACGGATTGCCGCGCTCGAATTGCTCGCACAAAAGCTCCCGAAGGTCGCCTGGAGTATTAGTGTTAAACAGTTTGACGGCAGTCAGAGAACCGGGCACTACAGCCACAAGCCGCGCTGGCGCACAGATGGTCACGGCCACGGCGAACCTCTCTCGTCACGCGAGGAAATCCACAAGTTCGCGCGCCATGCGCTGAACATGGCGATTGCATGGAAATCACATGACCGCGAGACGCTGGGTGATCTTGTCGGTTGCGCGAACGAGCTTGACCCGGACGACCGGGACGCGATTTGGGATCTGATCGAACAGTGGGGCAAGAATGCGCCCGACGAAGATAAGGGGTGGATGCGCGAGAAAATCCGCGTCAGTACGCCTATGCAGCGAGCGATAAAGCGCGGTGAAAATCTGGGCAGAGATGGTGAAGTAGTCGATCGCGCGCGCCAAGCCTATGACTCGCTTTTGCCCTCGGACGTCATTTTCAAGCACGAGTGGCTGTTCCGGAAGCACTGGGTCGGGGACAACGACAAAAGGGATGAGAGCATAGCCGCGCTGAAAGAGATTTTCGAGACACAAGGTCTAGTGGGCGTTCTGCGGATTGCCGAAATAGGCGGAGCTTCAAGCGTGATCGGATGGTTACTTCCCAAAATCCTGGACACAACAAGCAATTTGATCGAGGCTTTGCAATTTGTAGCCA
Protein-coding sequences here:
- a CDS encoding aldo/keto reductase, giving the protein MEQRQLGKGGPRVSALGLGCMGMSDFYGKADEQESIATIRQALEAGITLFNTGDFYGMGHNEMLLREALADRREQVFLSVKFGAQRAPDGTFLGFDARPAAVKTALAYTLRRLGTDHVDLYQPARVDPAVPIEETVGAIAEMVQAGYVRYIGLSEASAATVRRAHAVHPIAALEIEYSLITRDIEAEVLPTVRALGIGLVAYGVLSRGLLSDRATGAFAADDFRAHLPRFAGENLQNNLALVEALRALAAEKGVGVAQLAIAWVLARGEDIVPLVGARRPARLAEALAAARMQLSAEDMARIAAAVPPAAVAGTRYSTDQMAMLDS
- a CDS encoding TetR family transcriptional regulator; this encodes MSDTTRSRILEAAELLLRRHGPAKLTVTDVARHLGMSHANVYRHFASKADLLDAIAERWLHTVSGALEPIALADGPAAERLEDWAVGLWQQKRRKISDDPEHFAMYHGVAEAARGVVARHVETLLGQLERILADGAALEEFRITDPAAAARAVWHATVRFHHPRLVTADPACEAELRAVLALVTAGLRTGAL
- a CDS encoding pseudouridine synthase, with the protein product MNQGWTYCDRIGPESAGLTVLEYYRSRYRHSGDHEWQARIETGQVLLDDRSTSPTELLRSAQVLTYCRPPWQEPAAPLDIAVIYADEQVLVVAKPGGLPVLPGGGFLEHTLLWQVRRRFAGEQPPVPIHRLGRGTSGLLLLARTHASRAALSEQMRRQRIGKLYRALASGTGMLDRFTVRQPIGKVPHPLLGTLWAAAADGLPARSDCVVLRRRCTDSLLAVAISTGRPHQIRIHLAAAGYPLIGDPLFGPGGVARLDNGASVPGDGGYFLHAHRLSFLHPTSGRRLVLECPPPPELT
- a CDS encoding DUF4439 domain-containing protein; protein product: MDNAMRAASRRSLLLAGAAGTLSLMAGTRLAFGQDKGDLAILQAAHDLESQAIWAYGAAAGKLSKTDVGKTVLELALRNQADHKSHRAALADAIKSLGATPTPAKDSYDLSAYLKAGEGGLDSDANIAKLALALEIDAALAYQAAFGKLKTPALQAAASSILPAEAGHATAIRAVFHGLMPTVQEVPAAFLSAQTRKNWILKV
- a CDS encoding cupredoxin domain-containing protein, which translates into the protein MFRPLPILAVVLVAVPAAVLAAPAPPPATVIAIESFQFTPENVVIPKGSRVTFVNKDAAPHSATPEEGAKFTGTGRLLAGESKTLTFPDNGVYDYFCEFHTTMKGRVTVR
- a CDS encoding Fic family protein, with amino-acid sequence MDWTTDRLSKRLTFSPERAEALFAALSEIDAVKTAFRITGKLPPQTISRLTQSVIVTSTGASNRIEGNRLTDEEVEALYKNLRIRKLRTRDEQEVAGYLETLALVLGSYAGMKLNEALILQLHRDMLKYSQKDERQRGNYKFGPNRVEAKDQSGNVVGVLFDPTPPHLTAKEMHELVEWFGWAEANAFKHPLIRIGNFIFEYLAIHPFQDGNGRTSRLLTNLLLLQHGYAFTALVSHEKLIEERKADYYLALNRTQSSWKSDSEDIYPWLLYFLEIVKAQAMKALELIEQDNIEILLSEKQIALWQWAQSRNHPEFSRKDAVEALNFPPRTVESIIKKLEGLKRLERIGEGRSTRYRVIL
- a CDS encoding HigA family addiction module antitoxin; amino-acid sequence: MTKKSAQNPFHPGPHIRANVLPKGMSVTDAAARLDVGRPALSNLLNGRAALSSDMAARIERAFGTPARDLLDMQAAFDTRSAKDRSAAAAIKSYVPPFLQFKSGDIEEWANSIGARSRLSVFLRTLINSTGPKLEKVEFPGNDNAERPGWDGFVEAGEATPWIPLGKSGWEFGVNNDPKQKADGDYAKSVAQIPKEERAEIVFVFVTPRNWPGKAAWEKQRRADGKWKGVRVFDASDLEAWLEQSIPAQAWLANERGLPSDGVLSLDACWRQWAADCEPAPVTALFDPAVAGAKQVAKTRFSKERSEPLVISADSTLEAMAFLHCLFSPDAPDLSIFRDRIAVFTTSGVLARLASKASNFVAVATNRDVERELAQYYKDALRSVIIYPRNATNANPDIILEPLNFEPFDRALQEMGCSRDDIQRYTQESGRSLTVLRRRLSKLEAIRMPLWAADKINAKTLTPFLFAGSWRADNEADQTILELLAGNISYSALESDLAVLNQLEDAPVWSVGTFRGLVSKIDVLFAVNKDIIGDDIKRFLDVAKLVLSEDDPSLDLPEDERWAAGTYGKIRKISAALRDGISETLVLLAVHGNTLFRERLGLDLEIEVGSVIRSLLAPLTTRTLEAHSSDLPMYAEAAPGVFLEMLEADLDSADSQSLGLMRPAITGIFGRCPRTGLLWALENLAWSPEYLARTVLVLGRLAQPVINDNWVNKPNESLNSIFRCWIPQTAAPVEKRIAALELLAQKLPKVAWSISVKQFDGSQRTGHYSHKPRWRTDGHGHGEPLSSREEIHKFARHALNMAIAWKSHDRETLGDLVGCANELDPDDRDAIWDLIEQWGKNAPDEDKGWMREKIRVSTPMQRAIKRGENLGRDGEVVDRARQAYDSLLPSDVIFKHEWLFRKHWVGDNDKRDESIAALKEIFETQGLVGVLRIAEIGGASSVIGWLLPKILDTTSNLIEALQFVAKRNRPLSDSPSRCSIISGALHALQDEHAVSVLTALIKGMEKEEVVSILALAPFTRPTWNLLETLENEVQVRYWREVPPQWSHHSAGDLQFAVDKLLEVDRPRAAFQLIGIEMEKIQPKALFRLLMAIGSRSAEAVGTCRLEPYYIRQAFEQLNKSGEIDVDNMVKLEFLYICIDEFESLRVKIPNFDRQLEKHPELFVEAVVLAYKRDDDGEDPENFRQPDQEQRKHLAMAAYKLLERLSIPGRNRAGELDAQEIQAWVGQVRGACAELARKKVCDLSLGKLFSTAPTGEDGVWPCEPVRDTLEAIATEELASGIRTSLINSRGAHFRGEGGNDERELAEKYRKWAQALEFTHPRVAKIMQQMVEIYEHVAELHDTEAVVRRRLRN